Proteins co-encoded in one Candidatus Manganitrophaceae bacterium genomic window:
- a CDS encoding DUF4338 domain-containing protein: MNEQLIIRRRLISAEDLTLIRSLIEKEGGRGRSHISKRLCEIWDWRQPNGRFREIACRDLLRRLQAKGLIELPAMLNPARRPGYRNKVGELDLLDRIPLVQALSGLRDQIEITLIRDRKSLEKFRDFIANCHYLGYQQPTGEHLKYLAYYQNRPIACLSFGPSAYKTAARDEFIGWTPAMRQERLPWVVNNDRFLIMPWVKVPNLASF; the protein is encoded by the coding sequence GTGAACGAGCAGCTAATCATTCGACGACGACTCATTTCAGCGGAGGATCTGACGCTGATCCGCAGCTTGATTGAGAAGGAAGGGGGCCGAGGTCGATCCCATATATCCAAGCGGCTCTGCGAAATTTGGGATTGGCGTCAGCCCAACGGTCGTTTCCGTGAAATTGCCTGCAGAGATTTGTTAAGGAGGCTGCAGGCGAAGGGTTTGATTGAGTTGCCGGCCATGCTCAACCCGGCACGTCGGCCGGGTTATCGCAATAAAGTCGGGGAGCTGGATCTGCTGGATCGGATTCCTTTGGTCCAGGCCCTTAGTGGGCTGCGGGATCAGATTGAAATCACCCTGATCAGGGATCGCAAATCACTTGAGAAATTCAGAGACTTCATAGCCAACTGCCATTACCTGGGCTATCAACAACCTACCGGAGAACATCTCAAATATCTGGCTTATTATCAGAACCGGCCCATTGCCTGTCTGAGTTTCGGCCCCTCTGCCTACAAAACCGCTGCCCGCGATGAATTCATCGGATGGACGCCGGCTATGCGTCAGGAACGATTGCCGTGGGTGGTCAATAACGACCGGTTTCTCATAATGCCCTGGGTAAAGGTTCCCAATCTGGCATCGTTC